One Spinacia oleracea cultivar Varoflay chromosome 4, BTI_SOV_V1, whole genome shotgun sequence DNA segment encodes these proteins:
- the LOC110787039 gene encoding basic leucine zipper 34 isoform X1: MAQLPPKVPSLPNQNWPPAFPPHQRMPPLTNNVGPQQQASPPASNANNSNNPSSWVDEFLDFTSVRRVTHRRSVSDSIAFLEVPHLGDDCRNSGNAGAGGFDRLDDDQLMSMFSDDISAGITGMVGPPSSPSDQNSNNDDKDMSADNTNSNVNNNDQQLLQCFPKSEPGEVESACNNNSDNNNQIPAPASDDANQNSATDNILDPKRVKSRILANRQSAQRSRVRKLQYISELERSVTTLQTEVSALSPRVAFLDHQRLILNVDNSALKQRIAALAQDKIFKDAHQEALKKEIERLRQIYQHQQQQQQNMKNKMNTNNTTSANAASTPPTSDFSNMGFADKEQLMT; the protein is encoded by the exons ATGGCACAGTTACCTCCTAAGGTCCCTAGCTTACCAAATCAAAATTGGCCTCCTGCTTTCCCACCTCACCAAAGAATGCCCCCTTTAACCAACAATGTTGGTCCGCAGCAGCAGGCTTCACCCCCGGCTTCTAATGCGAATAACTCTAACAACCCTTCTTCCTGGGTTGACGAGTTTCTCGATTTTACTTCTGTAAGACGGGTTACTCACCGCCGATCTGTCAGTGACTCCATTGCTTTCCTTGAAGTTCCTCATCTTGGTGATGACTGTCGTAATTCCGGTAATGCCGGTGCTGGTGGCTTTGATAGGCTTGATGATGACCAACTAATGTCCATGTTTTCTGATGATATCTCCGCCGGGATAACGGGGATGGTGGGCCCACCTTCTTCCCCATCTGATCAGAATTCAAATAATGATGATAAGGATATGTCTGCTGATAACACTAATTCTAATGTAAACAATAACGATCAACAGCTCCTACAATGCTTCCCCAAGAGCGAGCCTGGAGAAGTTGAGAGCGCGTGCAACAATAATTCTGATAATAACAACCAAATCCCCGCTCCAGCTTCCGATGACGCCAATCAGAATTCCGCTACCGATAATATCCTCGATCCCAAACGCGTCAAGAG TAGAATTTTGGCGAACCGGCAATCGGCTCAAAGGTCAAGGGTCAGGAAATTACAGTACATATCGGAGCTAGAAAGGAGCGTGACTACGTTACAG acgGAGGTATCAGCCTTGTCTCCGAGGGTTGCGTTTTTGGACCACCAAAGATTGATTCTTAACGTGGACAATAGTGCTCTTAAGCAAAGGATTGCAGCTTTGGCTCAAGATAAGATTTTCAAAGATG CTCACCAAGAAGCGttgaagaaggaaattgagaggtTAAGGCAAATATATcagcatcaacaacaacaacaacaaaacatgAAGAACAAGATGAACACCAACAACACTACCAGCGCAAATGCAGCGTCCACGCCACCCACGTCCGATTTTAGCAACATGGGTTTTGCGGACAAAGAACAActtatgacctag
- the LOC110787039 gene encoding basic leucine zipper 34 isoform X2, translating to MAQLPPKVPSLPNQNWPPAFPPHQRMPPLTNNVGPQQQASPPASNANNSNNPSSWVDEFLDFTSVRRVTHRRSVSDSIAFLEVPHLGDDCRNSGNAGAGGFDRLDDDQLMSMFSDDISAGITGMVGPPSSPSDQNSNNDDKDMSADNTNSNVNNNDQQLLQCFPKSEPGEVESACNNNSDNNNQIPAPASDDANQNSATDNILDPKRVKRILANRQSAQRSRVRKLQYISELERSVTTLQTEVSALSPRVAFLDHQRLILNVDNSALKQRIAALAQDKIFKDAHQEALKKEIERLRQIYQHQQQQQQNMKNKMNTNNTTSANAASTPPTSDFSNMGFADKEQLMT from the exons ATGGCACAGTTACCTCCTAAGGTCCCTAGCTTACCAAATCAAAATTGGCCTCCTGCTTTCCCACCTCACCAAAGAATGCCCCCTTTAACCAACAATGTTGGTCCGCAGCAGCAGGCTTCACCCCCGGCTTCTAATGCGAATAACTCTAACAACCCTTCTTCCTGGGTTGACGAGTTTCTCGATTTTACTTCTGTAAGACGGGTTACTCACCGCCGATCTGTCAGTGACTCCATTGCTTTCCTTGAAGTTCCTCATCTTGGTGATGACTGTCGTAATTCCGGTAATGCCGGTGCTGGTGGCTTTGATAGGCTTGATGATGACCAACTAATGTCCATGTTTTCTGATGATATCTCCGCCGGGATAACGGGGATGGTGGGCCCACCTTCTTCCCCATCTGATCAGAATTCAAATAATGATGATAAGGATATGTCTGCTGATAACACTAATTCTAATGTAAACAATAACGATCAACAGCTCCTACAATGCTTCCCCAAGAGCGAGCCTGGAGAAGTTGAGAGCGCGTGCAACAATAATTCTGATAATAACAACCAAATCCCCGCTCCAGCTTCCGATGACGCCAATCAGAATTCCGCTACCGATAATATCCTCGATCCCAAACGCGTCAAGAG AATTTTGGCGAACCGGCAATCGGCTCAAAGGTCAAGGGTCAGGAAATTACAGTACATATCGGAGCTAGAAAGGAGCGTGACTACGTTACAG acgGAGGTATCAGCCTTGTCTCCGAGGGTTGCGTTTTTGGACCACCAAAGATTGATTCTTAACGTGGACAATAGTGCTCTTAAGCAAAGGATTGCAGCTTTGGCTCAAGATAAGATTTTCAAAGATG CTCACCAAGAAGCGttgaagaaggaaattgagaggtTAAGGCAAATATATcagcatcaacaacaacaacaacaaaacatgAAGAACAAGATGAACACCAACAACACTACCAGCGCAAATGCAGCGTCCACGCCACCCACGTCCGATTTTAGCAACATGGGTTTTGCGGACAAAGAACAActtatgacctag
- the LOC110787026 gene encoding uncharacterized protein, with translation MYKQLSEQQAKTNWSHFVWNRFTIPKHRVILWLALQDRLKTKAKLFPYGVTDDDLCALCGLHTENSSHLFFSCHYSTECCRKVLHWLGFNTHRTSLFMILKWAHRHCVGGFRRRVCYAAVAGVVYQIWKARNSAIWDAKVPSLDSSVNCIQSDVRHRIKSILGRKVSTRDKDWLYSL, from the coding sequence ATGTATAAGCAATTGAGTGAGCAACAGGCTAAGACCAATTGGTCTCATTTTGTATGGAATAGATTCACCATTCCAAAACATAGGGTCATTCTTTGGTTGGCTCTGCAGGACAGGTTAAAAACTAAGGCCAAGTTGTTCCCTTATGGGGTTACTGATGATGATCTGTGTGCTCTCTGTGGCTTACATACAGAGAATAGCTCTCATCTGTTTTTCTCCTGTCACTACAGCACTGAATGTTGTAGGAAAGTTCTTCACTGGTTGGGGTTCAACACTCACAGAACAAGCTTGTTCATGATCCTCAAATGGGCTCATAGGCATTGTGTGGGTGGTTTTAGAAGGAGAGTTTGTTATGCTGCTGTTGCAGGGGTGGTTTATCAGATTTGGAAGGCAAGAAATTCAGCAATTTGGGATGCTAAGGTTCCATCTTTGGATAGCAGTGTTAACTGTATTCAGTCTGATGTTAGACACAGAATTAAGAGTATCCTAGGTAGGAAAGTGAGTACTAGAGATAAGGATTGGTTATATTCCTTGTAA